TGCGAGAACCGGCGATTTAGATTTTGCTTTCACGTTCAATAATCAGAGATTCAGGGGCAGTGCTTATCGTGAAATGCACGGAGTCTCTATAACATTCAGGCTCATTCCTTCAGTAATAAAATCTCTTGACGAACTCGGACTCCCTGAAGTCCTGAAAACTATAGCGGGCAGACATCGCGGCTTGTTTCTTGTAACTGGACCGACCGGGCACGGTAAAAGCTCGACTCTTGCTGCAATAGTAAGCGAAATTAATCACACGAGAAAATGCCATATTGTTACAATTGAAGATCCTATAGAATATATACATACTCCGGCAAAATCTGTTATACATCAAAGAGAAATAGGCAGCGACACGGAAAATTTTGCGTCAGGAATTCGGCACGTTTTGAGGCAGGACCCCGACGTTATATTAATCGGCGAAATGCGGGATCTTGAGACAATTTCAGCGGCTATCACAGCAGCAGAGACCGGGCATTTAGTACTCGGAACTCTTCACACTCAAGACGCTTCACAATCTATAGAAAGAATTGTAGACGTATTCCCGCCTCATCAACAGAATCAAATCAGGCTGCAATTAGCTTATACTTTAATCGGAATATGTTCACAGCAGTTATTACCGGCTGAAGGTTTCGCGGGGCGTTTTTGTGCGACGGAATTATTATTATCGACTCCGGCAGTCCG
The Synergistaceae bacterium genome window above contains:
- a CDS encoding PilT/PilU family type 4a pilus ATPase translates to MQHFKDETLKKLINLAIEYNASDIHLSSDNMAALRIHGDLDYIKDFGTFARETLVNFLDEILSDSQSEKFARTGDLDFAFTFNNQRFRGSAYREMHGVSITFRLIPSVIKSLDELGLPEVLKTIAGRHRGLFLVTGPTGHGKSSTLAAIVSEINHTRKCHIVTIEDPIEYIHTPAKSVIHQREIGSDTENFASGIRHVLRQDPDVILIGEMRDLETISAAITAAETGHLVLGTLHTQDASQSIERIVDVFPPHQQNQIRLQLAYTLIGICSQQLLPAEGFAGRFCATELLLSTPAVRSNVREGKTSSLRNSMLTGLNTGMHTMEQDLARLYRAGKISKSTAKDFAYDLPEIERLLSI